In Neptuniibacter halophilus, the genomic stretch ATCTGCGCAGACGTACAGCCCATCTGCTTGCGGATCTCTGGCAACAGAAAAGAAGACCCGGCTGGCAGCAGGAATTCGAGGAACTGCTGCAGGAGAACAGCTCAGACTTTCTTAAGGCATCCCTTCTGCAGGCGGCACCGCTTAGTCTGAAGCAACCGGAGCTTGCACAACTGATCAGGGGTGAACCTTCCCTGCTGACAACAATCGCAATCAACCAGCTTCAGCAACAACCTGCCCCCGGTTTGCTGGAAAGTACACTTCAACAACTTAGCAGCAGCTCTCTCAAGGTCAGAATTTCAGCTTATCGTGCCCTTATGCCCTATAACTTAAGTTATTCACAGCAGCAGCGGTATGGCACCCTTCTGACACAAGTGGAAACTGAATACATCCGGGCTATCGAACTGAATCAGGACACGCCGATGGGCCGGACAGAACTTGCAAATTACCATCTGTTTAAAGGTCATACCGATGCCGCATTGAAACATATGCAAGAGGCTTTAAAGTCCGATCCGGGGCTGTTAATCGCTGCACTGAATCTGGCTGACCTTTACCGTCAAAAAAAACAGGACAGACGAGGACTGGAAGTGCTGATTAAAGCGCAAATACATCATCCGGATAATCATCTGCTGGCTTATTCGATCGGTTTAACCTACGTCCGGCTGAGTCAATCTGAGCCTGCCCTACAACAGCTTAAGAAAGCCTATGAGGACTCTGGCCAGCAACTGGAATTTGGTATGACACTGCTGGTCGCCATGAACACTTTTAACTACGACCGGGAAGCAAACGCTCTAAAGCATGAATTGTTAACCCGCTTCCCAGATGATCCGCGCCTGCGGCAACTTATTTATCACTAGGAAAACGAATATACGCCCCATCACAATCGTGACCGGGAAGGTCACCTTCGGCACCTTTTCAGGTGCCTTTTTTATCTGGGGTGCTTTTTTTATCTGATGTACGATGTTGATCAGGTCATCACGAGACAGGACTCATGACTGCTTTTCTTGAAATATCCATCTCTGCGGTAACGTTTTTGGTGATGTGGGTTGTCGGTTTGGAGTTGCAGTTGGCAAACCTCCGCTCTCTTTCAAAGCAGAGTCTGGCCGTAATCAGCGGCACCCTGGCTCAAATCATTTGCCTTCCTGCTCTTACACTTCTGATGATCGCCGTCAGCCACCCCCCCACTGAAATTGCAGCGGGGATGCTACTGGTCTCACTTTGTCCGGGTGGAGCAGTTTCGAATTTTTATACCTTGCTGGCCAAAGGAGATATCGCTTACTCGGTCAGTCTCACGATTATCTCAACACTCAGTAGCCTGCTTTCACTGCCCTTGTTGTTCAACCTGTTCAGTCCTGCATTTATCGCTGCCCCCAATCCAATCATCCTGCCTGTGGGGCAAACCGTGGAGCAACTTTTTTATCTACTGATAACCCCCTTAGCCCTGGGTATGCTTTGCAATTTCTTCTGGCCAGGTCTGACTCATCGCTGTCTGCGATTGTTAAAAATCAGCGCCGCAGTGTGCCTGCTTAGTCTGGTTGCCCTGATCTTTCTGAGTAAAGGCCCGGCCCTGACTCAGTTTATCTCTGATGTATTTACAACGTCACTGATCTTCACCTTATCTGCGTTGGGCCTTGGACTGCTTGCAGGAAAACTGCTCAACCTGAGGCGGGAGCAGATCATTGCGATAGCCATCGAATTCCCTTCCCGTAATCTGGCCATCGCTACGGCAATTGGTCTTAACCTTCTGCAACAGAGCAACGCTGTTCTGTTTGCAGCCGCCATGTTTGTATTGCAGCTACCGGTTTTTATTTGTGTGATTCTTGCCACCTGGGGAATTAACAAAAGACCAGAATAAGCTCCCTGTTAAGCCGGTGCTTTTTGCCTGTTCTTCGGGGTGTTAAGGTGTTCATTAAAAAAACGGCCTGCTGCGTTGTTTCTGAGAATCTGCCATGAAAAAAATCATTATTCTGCTTCTGATCCTGATCGCCGTGTGGAAGTTTTCTCAGCCGGGTGAGGTGTCCACCGGCCCCGGGGTGATGGCAGAAGATATTCCGCTGCAGGTTGATCTGCCGCCCGGCGTCATTGCTGAAGTGGATGATTATCAGATCAACCAACTGGCGGAGTTTCGGATCAAAGCCAAAGTGTTAGGGCGTGAAGATTACACGCTGGACCGGGAAGCCGACCTCTCCCCTACTGATCTGGCACTGGGCTGGGGAAGGATGTCGGATGAAACGGTGCTCGCCGAGGTGGATATCTCACAGTCGGGGCGATTCTATTTCTGGCGGGTGGAGTCGTTCCCGATTCCGCGTCAGGAGATTGTCAGCTCCAGCGCCAATATGCATCTGATCCCCGCATCCGGCACGGTCAAAAGCGAAATCGATTCAGTCCGCCGCGGCGATATTGTGGAGATTAAAGGTTATCTGGTAGAAGCCCGCTCACAGGCCGATGGCTGGCGCTGGCGCAGTTCACTGACCCGCAACGACAGCGGCGCCGGAGCCTGTGAACTGATCTGGGTTGAGCAACTGAATATCGTCACCCCCTGAGCGCTGAATGATACCGCGGCTTCAGAGTCCGCCCCGGGTCAGGGCTGCCGGGTCGAGCAGCGTTTCCAGCGTCTCTCGTGTCAGATCTGTTTTCTCCACCGCCACATCAATCACCGGTCTGCCCTGCTGATAGGCGGCCTTCGCGATTTCAGCGGCTTTCATGTAACCAATCACCGGATTCAGAGCGGTTACCAGAATCGGATTACGTGCCAGCGCCTGACTGATCTGCTCCTCATTCACCCGGAAGCCGGCAATGGCCTTGTCGGCGAGCAACCGGCTGACATTCGCCAGCAGCTCAATACTGCTGAGCAGATTACTCGCCACCAGCGGCAACATGACATTCAGCTCAAAATTACCCGACTGCCCTGCTACGGTGATTGCGGCATCATTACCGATCACCTGCGCCGCGACCATCGCGGCTGCCTCGGGAATCACCGGGTTAACCTTACCCGGCATAATGGATGAGCCCGGCTGCAAGGCTTCCAGCTCAATCTCTCCCAGCCCCGCCAGCGGGCCTGAATTCATCCAGCGCAGGTCGTTGGCGATCTTCATCATGGCCACAGCCGTTGTTTTTAACTGGCCGGAAAGCGCCACCGCTGTATCCTGCGAGCCGATCCGGGCAAACAGATTATCCGCCGGTTTAAAGGCCAGCCCGGTCTGTTCACTTAACGCGGCACAGAAACGCGCCGAAAACTCAGGATGCGCATTGACCCCGGTACCCACCGCGGTGCCACCCTGTGCCAGACTCTGCAGCTCCGGCTGCAGTTGATGCAGTAACCCGATGCACTGCCGAATCTGCGCTGCCCAACTGAGTAAACTCTGGCTCATGCGTACCGGCATCGCGTCCATCAGATGGGTACGGCCGGTTTTCACAAAGCGATCCACTTCAACTGCTTTCTGTTCTGTTACCTGCAACAGGTGGTTCAGCGCTGGCAGCAGTTGCTCTGCCAGCTCAACCGAGGCACTGATATGAATACTGCTGGGGATCACATCGTTACTGCTCTGGGCATAATTGATATGGTCATTGGCCGAGACCGCCGCGCCGTAACGCCGACTGGCCAGCGTGGCCAGTACCTCGTTGGCATTCATATTCGAGCTGGTGCCGGAGCCGGTCTGGAAGATATCTACCGGAAAATGCTGCATCAGTGCATCATCTGTCAGCAGCTCTGTCACCGACGCTGTGATCGCCTCAGCCATCGCCACAGGAATCAGCCCCAGATCCGCATTGGCCCTCGCAGCCGCAGACTTAGCCTGCAACAGCGCGCGGATAAAGGCTTCGGGCATCGGCTGGCCACTCACGGGAAAGTTATTAACCGCGCGTTGAGTCTGAGCCGCATAGAGGGCCTTTGCCGGAACTTCCAGCTCGCCCATGCTGTCTTTCTCGATACGTACCTTACTCATGCCGGCCTCCCCGGAGCAGGCGGTAACCTGCGCCTCGAATTATTAATAATGATTCTCATTTTTATATAGAAAAACAGCGTAAGTCAATCTCTGCGCTGTGCCCCGTCTAATCGCTTCAGCTCAGCTACACTAAAACAAACTCAACTGTTGCAGATGTCGATGTACTCTATCCTGATCACGCTCTGGCTATTGCTCTTCCCTGTGGCCAGCTTCGCCAGTGAACCGCCCACGGTTAACTATAGCTATGCCGGGAAAACAATGAGCTTCATAGGCTCCAGAACACCCCACGGCTACCTTTACAACCCGGACGGAGAACAGACAGTGGAGCTGGCAACGCTCGACTGGCCTCCCTATATCGGTGAACAGTTATGCAATAAAGGCTGGAGCTTCCATCTGGCCGTCGCTGTTCTGACCAGCCAGAACTACCGGCTTATCATTCGTTTTATGCCCTGGCCAAGAGCCGTTCATCAGGTGGAAGCCGGGCGGATGGACATTCTCTACCCGGAGTATGAAATCAGTGAAACCACCCGTTCCGAGCATCTTACAGACCGCTTCCGGCTTTCGCTGCTGGCACTCTCAGATCCCTTTCCCGGGGGTGAGGTCGTTTTAATGAAACGTCGCGGGAGCTTTACCCACTTTACCGGCGAGCTGGAACAGTTACGGGGCCTGAAAATTGGCGTTGTCCGTGGCTACCAGAACACACCGGAGTTTGATGCGATGATGGAACGTGGCGAGTTTACGGCGGTGGAAGCGGTTAACGATCTGCAATTGATGAAGCTGCTGGACGCCGGGCGGGTGGATCTGGTTGTCGGCGACCCCAAAGTGCTGCGTCACCGGGTGATACATTCCTCCCTGAGTCAGGCCGATAAACAGCGAATTCTGCAAACCACCGCTCAGGTTAATCCGGCGTTGCGCTACAATCGCCTGCACTTTTCAGTGAGCCGGAAGAACGCCAACTGGCCGGAACTGTTGCAACGGATCAACACCGCGCTGGAGACACTGAATCGCAGCGGTGAACTGGACCGGTTGATTGCAGACAACAGCAGTTGCCGTTAACCCTGCTGCTTGAGCAACTCAACAAATGCGTCTTCGGGCAGCGGTTTACTGAAGAAGAAGCCCTGCCCTTCGGTACACTGCAGACTTTTCAGGAACTCGACCTGAGCTTCAGATTCGATACCTTCCGCAATCACGCTGAGGTGCATACTCTGCGACATCGCGACAATCGCCTGGGTGATCGCACGGTCGTTTTCATCCTCTTCAAGATCAAGGATAAAGGAGCGGTCGATTTTCAACTTGTTAATCGGTAGCTGCTTCAGATAACTCAATGATGAATAGCCGGTGCCAAAATCATCAATCGCCAGACTGATACCGGTAGCCTTTAACTTGGTCAGCTCCGCGCTCATCTGCTGCGGGTTTTCGATCAGGCTGCTTTCAGTGATCTCCAGTTCCAGTGCCGCCGGGTAACAACCGCTGCTCTGCAGCACCTCCTGCACCACGCCTACCAGATCGGTATTCATCTGCTGGCTGGCGATATTGACCGCCACTTTAGGGATGTAGATCCCCTCCTCCTGCCATTGAGCCAGTCGGTTGCAGACCTCGCGGATCACCCACTCACCAATCGGAACAATCTGACCGCTGGCTTCAGCCATCGGAATAAAGCTGTCCGGGGGTATCAATCCGCGCTCCGGGTGGAACCAGCGTAGCAGCGCCTCCGCACCAATCAACTCTCCGGTAAACAGGTTGTACTGCGGCTGATAGTAGATCCGGAACTGGCCTTTATCCAGCGCCTCACGCATCTCCTCGGTGATCGTAAAGCGCTGGGAAACCGCTTCAGTCAGGGCCGGAGTATACAGACAGTAGCGGTTACGCCCCTCTCTCTTGGCCTCATACATAGCTGAATCGGCGTTACGCAACAGAATTTCGGCACTGTCACCATCTTCGGGGAACAGGCTGATCCCCACGCTGGCGGTCACGTAATAGTCATTTCCCTCAATCCGGAAGGGCTGACGGAACGCTGCCAGTAACTGTTCTGCCAGCCGGCCAGCCTCCTCAGGTTCATTCAGCAGCCCGGTGATCACGGTAAACTCATCGCCCCCCAGACGGGCCACGATATCTTCATCCCGCACGGCCTCCCGCAGACGCTCAGAGACCTGACAGAGCAACTCATCACCGGCCGAGTGACCGAGGGTGTCGTTGATCTCCTTGAAGTGATCCAAATCGATAAACAGCAGCGCAGCCGTGGCCTGATGATGAAGGGTATGGCTGATCATCAGCTCCAGTTGAGTCGAGCCATGTAAGCGGTTCGGCAACGAAGTGAGATGGTCATGAAACGCCCGGTGGCGCAGTTCATCTGCCTGCCGGTTGAGGCCATCGATCATACTGTTGACGCTGACCGCCAGCCGTTTGAACTCGGTAAAGTGGATATCGCTGCCCTTCAGCCGGGTCCAGGTATCCACCGAACGTTCCAGGTTGTTCTGGAACATTCTCAGGTTGTGTGCCAGACGGCGGCCGATGGCAATCAGTACCACCGCCACCGCCAGCACCGCCAGCAGTAACACCAGTATCGTACCGAAATTGCGCTGCTGCATCAGGCTCAGGTAGAGCGTCTCCCGCTCATCCAGACGCTGGTCGATGGTATCCAGATACGCGCCCGCACCAATAAACAACTGCCACTCATCAATTCCCAGCACAAACGAGATCTTTTCTGCCTCAACCCCCTCTGCTTTCTCCCAGGTGTACTGAGTAAAGCCACCTTCGGGCTGGCTCTGTGCCAGTCGGGCATTCTCCTGTACCACCTTACGCCCCCGGGCATCGGTCACCTCCCAGATATTTTTCCGGCCGGCAAAATACTCGCCATTGGTCACGTAGAGATCGCCCTGATAGGAGTTGATAAAGAAGTACCCCTCCTCTTTCAGGCCAAAGCTGTCTGCGGCGATCTCACGGAAGATCTGCGCTTTCACCTGCTCCTCAAAATGGACCAGATAATCGCCGCTGCCGATGATCATACCGTAGGGCTTAAACAGCTTTACGTAGCTGTATTTGCGGGAGAGTTCATCCTCACCCGGCTGATACCAGTCGTATTCAACAAAGCCTTGGTCAGAAGCCGTGACGATATTGATCATCTCCTCCAACAGGGCCTGAATCGCCGGCGGGAAGATATCCGCCACCTGCTGCCCTTCAAACTCGGGACGTGGCGGGTAGAGATACTCAAGGCCGCTCAATGAGGTAATAAAGTAGTAGCCACGGCCCTGATTGAAGCGCACCTCACGCAAGGCGGCGACGATCATCTGCTTTATTTCCTGATCGCTGCGCTGGCCATGATAGGTCTGGTAGATCCCCTCAGCGACTCCGTAGGCGTAGTCCACCCGGCGTTTAAGCGCTATGCGCATCGCCTCTTCAGCCTGAGCTTTTTTGCGCAGTATCAGGGCTTTGGCACGGGTCACTTCTGAGCGGAGCTGCTCTCGCTGCTGTTCAAGGAAAGCTTCGGCATAGCGCTGCTTATCCTCTTCAAGATGGCGGTCTTCACTGGCGGTCCAGATATAGCCAACCAGCACCAACGCAGCCAGAATCACAATTCCCACGGGCACAAGTGAGCTCAGAACGCTGTTGCCCAGCGGAATTCCCAGAAAACGGTGTCGGTGACTAAACAATCTTGCTGCTCCGGTAAAACTTAGGGCACCTGTGAAAACATCCTGTTAGCGCTCTGTAAACCCTGAAGTCTATCCCTGAAGCCAGAGTGTCGGTACGACGGTTGTTGGCAGATTTCTGAGCCGTCCAGTTTATTGAAGAATTGTTACAGATTACCAAAAGGATTTGATTTGTCCGCAGATTTTTTCAACCAGCAGCTAAACTTTACTTCTCAGAGCATAGCCGGACACTCCGATGCAACCGATAGAATACCTTGCCTTTGCCTGCCCCTACTGCAGCGCCGAAAACCAGTTGGCTGTTGATACCAGTTGTGATCTGGAGCAAAACCTGACTCAGGATTGCGAGCGTTGTTGTCAGCCGGTTGAATTCCGGGTGGGTCTGGCGCAAGGTGAACTGCAACTGGAGATACGCAGAGAACAGGAGTAACCGCATGAGTCTGCAACAGATGTTCGCCCGCTATGCCCGCGACCTGCCGGCGGCAGAACTGATCTGGATCGGCATACGGCC encodes the following:
- a CDS encoding class II fumarate hydratase, producing the protein MSKVRIEKDSMGELEVPAKALYAAQTQRAVNNFPVSGQPMPEAFIRALLQAKSAAARANADLGLIPVAMAEAITASVTELLTDDALMQHFPVDIFQTGSGTSSNMNANEVLATLASRRYGAAVSANDHINYAQSSNDVIPSSIHISASVELAEQLLPALNHLLQVTEQKAVEVDRFVKTGRTHLMDAMPVRMSQSLLSWAAQIRQCIGLLHQLQPELQSLAQGGTAVGTGVNAHPEFSARFCAALSEQTGLAFKPADNLFARIGSQDTAVALSGQLKTTAVAMMKIANDLRWMNSGPLAGLGEIELEALQPGSSIMPGKVNPVIPEAAAMVAAQVIGNDAAITVAGQSGNFELNVMLPLVASNLLSSIELLANVSRLLADKAIAGFRVNEEQISQALARNPILVTALNPVIGYMKAAEIAKAAYQQGRPVIDVAVEKTDLTRETLETLLDPAALTRGGL
- a CDS encoding bifunctional diguanylate cyclase/phosphodiesterase, with the protein product MFSHRHRFLGIPLGNSVLSSLVPVGIVILAALVLVGYIWTASEDRHLEEDKQRYAEAFLEQQREQLRSEVTRAKALILRKKAQAEEAMRIALKRRVDYAYGVAEGIYQTYHGQRSDQEIKQMIVAALREVRFNQGRGYYFITSLSGLEYLYPPRPEFEGQQVADIFPPAIQALLEEMINIVTASDQGFVEYDWYQPGEDELSRKYSYVKLFKPYGMIIGSGDYLVHFEEQVKAQIFREIAADSFGLKEEGYFFINSYQGDLYVTNGEYFAGRKNIWEVTDARGRKVVQENARLAQSQPEGGFTQYTWEKAEGVEAEKISFVLGIDEWQLFIGAGAYLDTIDQRLDERETLYLSLMQQRNFGTILVLLLAVLAVAVVLIAIGRRLAHNLRMFQNNLERSVDTWTRLKGSDIHFTEFKRLAVSVNSMIDGLNRQADELRHRAFHDHLTSLPNRLHGSTQLELMISHTLHHQATAALLFIDLDHFKEINDTLGHSAGDELLCQVSERLREAVRDEDIVARLGGDEFTVITGLLNEPEEAGRLAEQLLAAFRQPFRIEGNDYYVTASVGISLFPEDGDSAEILLRNADSAMYEAKREGRNRYCLYTPALTEAVSQRFTITEEMREALDKGQFRIYYQPQYNLFTGELIGAEALLRWFHPERGLIPPDSFIPMAEASGQIVPIGEWVIREVCNRLAQWQEEGIYIPKVAVNIASQQMNTDLVGVVQEVLQSSGCYPAALELEITESSLIENPQQMSAELTKLKATGISLAIDDFGTGYSSLSYLKQLPINKLKIDRSFILDLEEDENDRAITQAIVAMSQSMHLSVIAEGIESEAQVEFLKSLQCTEGQGFFFSKPLPEDAFVELLKQQG
- a CDS encoding bile acid:sodium symporter family protein, with the protein product MTAFLEISISAVTFLVMWVVGLELQLANLRSLSKQSLAVISGTLAQIICLPALTLLMIAVSHPPTEIAAGMLLVSLCPGGAVSNFYTLLAKGDIAYSVSLTIISTLSSLLSLPLLFNLFSPAFIAAPNPIILPVGQTVEQLFYLLITPLALGMLCNFFWPGLTHRCLRLLKISAAVCLLSLVALIFLSKGPALTQFISDVFTTSLIFTLSALGLGLLAGKLLNLRREQIIAIAIEFPSRNLAIATAIGLNLLQQSNAVLFAAAMFVLQLPVFICVILATWGINKRPE
- a CDS encoding substrate-binding periplasmic protein, with product MSMYSILITLWLLLFPVASFASEPPTVNYSYAGKTMSFIGSRTPHGYLYNPDGEQTVELATLDWPPYIGEQLCNKGWSFHLAVAVLTSQNYRLIIRFMPWPRAVHQVEAGRMDILYPEYEISETTRSEHLTDRFRLSLLALSDPFPGGEVVLMKRRGSFTHFTGELEQLRGLKIGVVRGYQNTPEFDAMMERGEFTAVEAVNDLQLMKLLDAGRVDLVVGDPKVLRHRVIHSSLSQADKQRILQTTAQVNPALRYNRLHFSVSRKNANWPELLQRINTALETLNRSGELDRLIADNSSCR
- a CDS encoding CPXCG motif-containing cysteine-rich protein, with amino-acid sequence MQPIEYLAFACPYCSAENQLAVDTSCDLEQNLTQDCERCCQPVEFRVGLAQGELQLEIRREQE